CGCCAAAGGAGGAGGGGGGACTAGGCTTAAGGAACATTGCTGCTTGGAACAAAACCTGCACTTTAAAACTTCTATGGATGCTTTTCTTCCGGAGAGAATCGGTGTGGGTAGCCTGGATCCATCAAAACGTCATAAAAGATAAGTGCTTCTGGTTATTGAAAGAAAACCAGTCGCAAACTTGGCTTTTCAAGCAGATTCTACGGCTAAGAGAAGAGGCACTAAACTGGATAAAAATTGTACCTGGAAATGGGAGAACCTGCAACTTCTGGACCACTCCGTGGTCTCAATTTGGACAGTTGATCAAATTCATTGGAGCAAATGGCCCACGACAAACAGGAATTTCCATCTCTTCCACACTCTCTTCTATGTGGATCGAAAATTCCTGGATCATGGGGCCGGCCAGGACCACTGCAATGGAACAAGTTCAGACGCATCTCTCAACTATCTCGCTATCTGACTCTGATGACTATCCAGTATGGACAAAAGATGGAGTAGCTGCAGCGCCTGGCAACAGCTTTGTCTCTGCAAAAATTTATCATTCGCTAAGGGTTTCGAAACCAAGGGTTCCATGGGCGAAAGTTGTCTGGTTAAAGAAAGGAATACCGAGACATAAGACACTAACCTGGTTGTTTCTTCTTGATAGATGCCCAACTCGTGATAGGATCTTGTCTTGGGGATTACAAACTGATCCGCTGTGTCTCCTCTGTAATCATCAGCCGGAGAGCAGAGATCATATCTTCTTTCGGTGTTCCTTCTCCTCGCAATTATGGGGATCGTTCTCTTCGAGGCTGCGACTTCCTCCAACGATCGACTGGGATCAAACCGTAGACTCTCTTATTGCTCTCAACGGTGATGTCCATAAGCGCTTCCTCGCCATTCTTGTATGGCAAGCCGCCATATATGAAATTTGGCGAGAACGGAACAATCGATTGCATCGTCGGATCTTTAAAACACAGGACTCTTTGATAGCAAGCATCAACTCCATTGTTACTAATCGAATCTCTGCTATGCGGGATCAGAATCCGGCGGAATCAAGCGCCTGCATGCAGTTCTGGTTTTCTCTTGGATGAATCGGGAGTCGTTTGGTGTTCTATGATGAAACAATCTCTCAAGGATTGGGCTTTGACCACTTATCTCTACTGGGCTGCtgtcttcttcattttctgGACCAATGGGCCGGCACTTTCGTACTATTATTTACTAGAGAAATATAATAGGTCCACTATTATGTAAACTCTTGCCacttttaatttaaatgcaccaaattttagcaaaaaaaaaaaaacaatcttgaAAACCATGGTTATTATGTTACAGCCAGAGCCAGTCACTCTTAATAATAGCCAAGTCTATGTAAACCCAAAATGCAAACCGAGTCCGGTTCTAATCCCGGTTGTAAATCTAACCGACCAAAACGCCAAAACCCAAATCGTGAAAGCATGCGAGGAGTTAGGGTTCTTCAGAGTCGTCAACCATGGGGTCCAACCCGAGCTATTGACCCAGTTGGAAGAAGAGGCCGTCAAGTTCTTTGCTTTGCCACAGTCTCATAAAGACAAGGCCGGTCCAGCCGACCCGTTTAGGTACGGTAGTAAACGGATCGGACCTAATGGTGATGTAGGCTGGATTGAGTATATTCTCCTCAATGCTAATAGTGATACCAAAACCACAGCCGTTTTTCGGCAAACCACTCCAACTTTCAGGTAAAGACAAACAAAGCTCTCCTGTTTCTTGTCTTCTCTCCCATAttctttaatatttaaaagGTAAACAGAGAGACCGTGGAAGTGTACATGGAGGAGATGAAGGACATGTCGAGCAAAGTTCTTGAGATGGTAGCTGAAGAGCTAAAGATAGAGCCAAAAGAGAAGCTAAGCAGACTGGTGAGGGTGAAGGAGAGTGATTCTTGTCTGAGGATGAACCATTACCCGGAGAAGGAAGAGACTCCAGACAAGAAAGAGGTTGGGTTCGGTGAGCACACGGATCCACAGTTAGTGTCAGTTCTCAGGTCAAACGACACGGAGGGCTTGCAAATCTGTTTGAAAGATGGGACTTGGGTCGATGTTCCACCTGATCACTCCTCTTTCTTCGTTTTTGTCGGAGATACTCTTCAGGTAGCTTTTCTGTttctacttcttcttttttttttaatgctaaACATTATCtctttaaatctattttagtttcaatcatTATAATTGGGGAACTTTAcaaatggaatttttttttgacaaaatcaaTAAGATATGTCCGAATTATACAAAACTTTTAATATGTATACTGAATTTActatatacatacatatgtacatatatatatatagtatgaatataaataactgtgaataaaatatattcagaaAAATATAATCTAAAAGATATGGGTAATACTTCAAATTTTAGAAATCCAGTATTTTTCAGGTTTGttatgatttatttctttttatgatCGGCTCATTTGTTCTAAGTTTCTCTTGTAGACTTTtgcatttataaatatattttcctatataataaatgaaaaatcgTGCAGACTAGTAGACCACACCCTTACGTGACAAATACCATGACATGaattgttgcatctgtgtgtcttaaatctctattgtaccagtaaaatgcccagcactcgtTATCAAGGTTGACATCTGGGGGTGCGGGGGCCGCAGGCCCCCGCGGTACGgtatgccttttcggtttaggaaagttactatttctattgggaaaaggaaatcgggtttttttgaggctgtataaatatgggtctaagggtttgtaaattgttatcacatcattaataagaaaccctaaacgggtatttgcctcaatacgttttcttctctattcttcttctaacctaaacgacggctgttcacaacaTGAATCATGCTGAACCATGGCATGAATCATGATTGACATGCAACTTTTGAAACTGAATACTGTATTATTGGTTCTCAAAGAAGTCACACATTTCTAATTATTCTTTTGGGTGCGTACATAGGTGATGACTAATGGAAGATTCAAAAGTGTGAAACACAGAGTGCTAACAAATACAAAGAGGTCAAGATTATCGATGATCTACTTCGCAGGTCCTCCATTGACGGAGAAGATTGCACCGTTGTCATGCCTTGTCCCAAAGCAGGAGGACTGGCTCTATAAAGAATTTACTTGGTCTCAGTACAAGTCAGCTGCTTACAAGACTAAGCTTGGCGACTATAGGCTTGGTCCCTTTGAGAAACAACTTCCATTTTCTATATCTAGTGTTTGaggttttttcttctttttagcaTATAAGTCTGGACaagaaaaataatagaaaatacaaagttttcaaaaaaaattatgttgttaTGTATTGtagttatttttagtatttCTTATCTTGTTTTGGCTTGCTCTATATACAATGTTCATCTCCTCTTACTATATCATTATTTTGTTTGGCTTGCTCTATACAATTACGCTGTTTTTTTTATCCGAACtatataaaccaaaacaatTTTGGGTTTCTGTTAAAATTCTCagtttggaaatctttttaaaatatagattatcgattattagtttaatttattttgttgattCACACAGAAATTATTAAACCCATTAATCAAAACTAACCAAAATTAACCCAATCTTTAAcccaaataaaactaaaatataatcgaaacaaaaaaaaagaactcaaaatcaaattatgtgtactttttaataaattgaacTAACCAAATATCAAACCTAGTTTGAACTCCGGCTCAACTTTATTTTGTGTGAATCGAGATAAACAAAATTGAAtatgttgtttgtttttttgttattgttaacATTCCCTACCGTTTATGTGTATATAACTAGTAAAAagtttaagtttaaaaaaaaattagtaaaaactaaaaaaaaacaaagaatacaATTGAACGAAAAGTGTAACTAGAGCACCTCCATCAGTTAGAAATGAACCCatcaaaatttctaaataaaaaaaaaaattaatattataaccATTCATTtgtatttcattttttctaaatgagaaaaaatatttattttccttCAATGAGTGACATCTGTGAAGTATATAGACATTTTTTTAGAAGCTGGTAGTCAGGAATTTTTGCACTTTAATTTtcataattctttttttctcaaaaatatttttcataattttgttatttttcttttccctAAAATGCTAATAACACTTTGAGctctttatttccttttttttttgggcaaacaAGAATGATTAAGAAAGCTTTAAAGGTTCCAGAACACACAACAactaaacagaaacaaatgcaggAATAGAAACTAAAGCTGCTTTGGCGAGAGAGTCAGCTTCTACATTTGCTAAACGcggaataaaataaaagagatagaggTGAAAGAACGCGCCAAGACTGAGATGTCGTGGATAATGCCTTTCAAGACCACATCCTTGCCATGATTCTTCAAAAACGAGATGAGAGTCTTAGAGTCAGAACAGATCCGAAGGTTGCTGACGTGTGAAGATAGTGCTGCTGTGATAGCTGCTTTAACCGCCAATGCTTCGGCCACCAGGGCTGAAGGAACATAACGCCAGTACGCAGAGGAGCTTTCGGAGAAGGAGCTTGAAAAATCACGAATGATCCAGCCAATCCCACAATTCCTTGAAGTTGCGTCCCATGCTGCATCTGAAAAAGAAGACCAAGTGCAAGCATTAACATGAGTAACATGTAACGAAGGAACCACATTAGGTGGTAATGGTTTTGCAACTGCTAATTGAGCTGTCCTCCAAGCTCTCGCGTCTTGAAAGGCTTTCAAAACAGTGTCCTCCTCAGAGAACTGTTTGTTTTCAAATAGCAACTTGTTCCTATTCGTCCAGAGTAGCCATAAAACCCAAGGATAGACTGGTGTAGTACCCAAACCAGAGGGGGGAGGGAGACCATCTTttcacattgaagaagaagggATGAGACAGAGTCGATATCCTCCGCTGTAGGCTTGAACATGCTAGGGACTAGGTCCCAAACTTTTGATGTGAATGGGCAGTGTAGGAGCACATGGATCTCTGTTTCCAAAACCCCACATCTTTTGCAAACAGGGTTCAGTGTCACACCTCTTCTCTCAAGAACAGAGCCTACAGGTAATGCTCTATTGTTTGCCTTCCAGAGAAAGTGTCTGATCTTGGGAGAAGTGTCTACTTGCCAAACCCCCTTCTTCCAGTTGAAGGCTCGATCATCATCAGTACCAGAACAGAGCTTTGCAATAGCATATCCAGATTTCGTGGAATACAAACCAGTGGCGTTGGGGAGCCAAACTCTTTCATCAGGTGCTAAGAAGGTATTGGGGATTAAGCTTCTAATTGTCTCTTCGTATTGTGGGAGAACCTGCCTGATTGTAGATACGTCCCACTCGTTGGTTCCTGGTAAGATTAGCTTGCAGACCTTCCAATCTTTGGATTCAAAGCTCGGAGGGCCAACCGGCGCTAAAGGCTCTGTTGTGGAGAGCCACGGTTCATTCCAAATTCCCACTTCTTTGCCTGAGCCTATAGCCCATCCTAGGCCTTTGAGGAGGAGGTCGCGGCCTAATAAGATTCCCCGCCAACCGTGTGATGCGCTTGCAGGTGAGTGAACATCCAAGAAAGAGGAGTGAATGCAATATTTGCCAAGGAGGGTTCTTGTAAGCAGGGAGTTCGGTTCTTTAAGTGTTTTCCACGCCAATTTAGCTAACAAGGCGTCGTTGAACTGAGCAATCTCTCTTAAACCAAGACCCCCTGCATTTTTAGGCTTTGCTAATCGTTCCCAAGAGATCCAATCCATTTTCTTAACACCCGGCGAAGCATCCCACTAAAATCTGGTGAGAATACTCTGAATTTGCTTGCAGAGAGACATCGGGAGCTTGAAACACGACATCGTGTAAGTTGGTAATGCCGAGAGCATCGCCTTCAGCAGAATCAGCTTCCCTGCTCCTGAGAGAAATCGAGTCGTCCAACTATGAGAGCGTTGTCTGATACGATCGATTAGGGCAGCGAAGATGTCTCTTTTCCGGCGACCAAAGTGTTCCGGGAGTCCTAGGTATTTGCCTAAGCCTCCCTCACTAAGTATATGGAGCTCTGATCGAACTCGTCTCTTGGTGGCTCCCGGAGTCTTGGCGGAGAAGGTGATCGCAGATTTCTCTAAGTTGATGAATTGTCCGGAAGCGTCTTCATATTTCCGGAGCACATCTATCAAAGCCTTGCAGCTCCGTGGGTCCGTCCTGCTGAAGATCATAGTATCATCTGCGAAGAGAAGATGGTTTATAGCCGGGCATCCTCGAGCGACTTTGACTCCTGCTACAGCTCCTGATAGTTGCACTTTCTTCAATAAGCCCGAAAGAACCTCCGAGCAGAGGATGAATAGATAGGGTGAAAGAGGATCCACTTGTCTGATTCCTCTTGACGGAAGTACTGTCCCTTGCGCCGCGCCATTAACCAGGTAAGAGTAGGACACCGACGTAACACAGGTCATGATCCAGGAAATCCAGACATCATGAAAGCCAATGCGAGATAGGACGTTGCGGAGAAAGGCCCATTCAATCCTATCAAACGCCTTGCTCATATCGGATTTTATAGCCATACTGCACCTCACTTTTGCATCGGAGTGCTGGAGGTAGTGAAGAATCTCATGCATTATCAACACATTATCTGATATGGATCGTCCTTTTACGAAAGCCGACTGATGCTCTGAGATCAGGGAAGGAAGGAGTGGCTGGAGTCTTCTTGTAAGGAGCTTGGCGATGATCTTGTAATGTGTATTACACAGAGCTATTGGTCGGTAATCTGCCACTTTGCGGGGTCCCTTGATCTTAGGAATCAAACGGACATGAGTCTCGTTTTGACGGGGGTCGAGTGCACTAGTGATGAAGAAGGACTTGATGTCACTGACTACATCATCGCCGATAATGTCCCAGAAAGACTGGTAAAAACTAGCTGAGAATTCATCCGGGCCTGGCGCCTTGTCCAGGTTAATGGAGTAGAGAGCCTCTTTAATCTCTAGAGCATCAGGAATAGCGATTAATGTCCTGTTCATCTCTTCGGTAACAAGAGGTGTGATTCCTTCATTGACCGTGTGAGATGAATCGGACATCTGAGCTGTAAAGATGCTAGAGAAGTAGGCAGTAATGGTCTGGACGATCTCTTCTTCCTTATTGACTGCCCTGCCATCAGGCGCTTCGATAACTGAGAATTTGTTTATAGCACGTCTCCCCCTGGTAGTGGCATGAAAGTAACTCGAGTTGCGGTCTCCACATTGGAGCCATAAAATACGGCTCTGCTGCCTCCAATATAGCTCTTCCTCCTTGTAAGCTGATACCAGGATGGTAGTAAGTTCGCCTATACGAGCGGTGTCTGGTGTAGAAGAGGAGAGTGCTTCCTCGAGCTCATCCTGCGCCTTCTTGATTGCTATGTTACTGTTAAGGTTCTGTGTGCGTGACCACGCTATGATCCCATGTCTGATATGAGCGATTTTAATCAAGACAGAGTCAGACGGGTTCTGGTTCCATTGGTCTTCCACCAGTTGTCGAATCTCTGGCTTGTCCCTCAACTTTCTGTCATAGCGAAAGAGTCCCTTCTTTCGACG
This genomic stretch from Raphanus sativus cultivar WK10039 chromosome 3, ASM80110v3, whole genome shotgun sequence harbors:
- the LOC130509605 gene encoding gibberellin 2-beta-dioxygenase 3-like: MVIMLQPEPVTLNNSQVYVNPKCKPSPVLIPVVNLTDQNAKTQIVKACEELGFFRVVNHGVQPELLTQLEEEAVKFFALPQSHKDKAGPADPFRYGSKRIGPNGDVGWIEYILLNANSDTKTTAVFRQTTPTFRETVEVYMEEMKDMSSKVLEMVAEELKIEPKEKLSRLVRVKESDSCLRMNHYPEKEETPDKKEVGFGEHTDPQLVSVLRSNDTEGLQICLKDGTWVDVPPDHSSFFVFVGDTLQVMTNGRFKSVKHRVLTNTKRSRLSMIYFAGPPLTEKIAPLSCLVPKQEDWLYKEFTWSQYKSAAYKTKLGDYRLGPFEKQLPFSISSV